A region from the Salvelinus fontinalis isolate EN_2023a chromosome 23, ASM2944872v1, whole genome shotgun sequence genome encodes:
- the pou2f1b gene encoding POU domain, class 2, transcription factor 1b isoform X11: protein MADGGAASQDESSGPDSRMSNASETSKCGMESQSGDGNTEIQTNGLDFQRQTVQTTSAITNAHTQALLQQLTLSPAQQQLLLQQAQAQLLAAAMQQQSASQQSSTTGASISASAATPITQLPLSQPIQITSQLQQLQQQNLTMPQFVLVQPGHHIATQLQPGQFIISQTPQGQQSLLQGQSLLTQLPQSQANLLQTHPSITLATQPATPTRTIAATPIQPLSHSQTSPPKRLATPSLEEPSDLEELEQFAKTFKQRRIKLGFTQGDVGLAMGKLYGNDFSQTTISRFEALNLSFKNMCKLKPLLEKWLNDAVYADNLSSDQALSSPSALGSPGLGMEGLNRRRKKRTSIETNIRLALEKRFLEQNQKPTSEEITMIADQLNMEKEVIRVWFCNRRQKEKRINPPSGGYSNTGTGGSPIKTIFTPTIPLVASTASLVTSNTPTTLTVNPVMPLNSTSVSGLTFTGTTIGATTNTASVISTAPMVTAVTSSPSLSPSPTALQATGTGGTLEHTVVTQAPSSLANTLGTGQVMVAGLGLSAALQGAAQLPTSASFAAMAGLNQGLMASSQFTPGGALLSLAPGGLGGALNTAMLSNSTLATIQALASGGALPITSLDGSGNLLFANTSAGSTPNLMQPLFLNPQNLSLLTTNPVNLVSAGAAGGGALQVSADHQVTTATVPVPASTITTASRTQ from the exons AAATCCAAACGAATGGACTGGACTTTCAGAGGCAGACGGTTCAGACCACAAGCGCAATcaccaacgcacacacacaggctctcctcCAACAG TTGACCCTGTCTCCAGCGCAGCAGCAGTTGTTGTTGCAACAGGCCCAGGCCCAGCTCCTAGCAGCAGCCATGCagcagcagtcagccagccagcagaGCAGCACTACGGGGGCAAGCATCTCTGCCTCTGCAGCCACCCCTATCACACAACTGCCACTGTCCCAGCCCATCCAGATCACCTCT CAGTTACAACAGCTGCAGCAGCAGAACCTGACCATGCCCCAGTTTGTCCTGGTTCAACCTGGCCACCACATCGCCACCCAGCTGCAGCCTGGCCAGTTCATCATCTCACAGACGCCGCAGGGCCAGCAGA GTCTCCTGCAAGGCCAGAGTCTTCTAACTCAACTACCTCAAAGCCAAGCCAACCTCCTGCAGACTCATCCCAGCATCACGCTCgccacacag CCAGCAACTCCGACCCGCACGATAGCAGCCACGCCCATCCAGCCTCTGTCCCACAGCCAGACCTCGCCCCCTAAACGCCTGGCCACGCCCAGTCTGGAGGAGCCCAGTGACCTGGAGGAGCTGGAACAGTTTGCCAAGACCTTCAAACAGAGACGCATCAAACTGGGCTTCACACAG gGAGATGTTGGCCTGGCCATGGGCAAGCTGTACGGTAACGACTTCAGCCAGACCACCATCTCCCGCTTCGAGGCCTTGAACCTGAGCTTTAAGAACATGTGCAAGCTGAAGCCACTGCTGGAGAAGTGGCTCAACGATGCA GTTTATGCAGACAACCTGTCGTCTGACCAGGCCCTGTCTAGCCCCAGCGCCTTGGGCTCCCCTGGCCTTGGTATGGAGGGGCTGAACCGCCGACGCAAGAAGAGGACCAGCATCGAGACCAACATCCGCTTGGCCTTAGAAAAGAGATTTCTGGAA CAGAACCAAAAACCTACCTCTGAGGAGATCACCATGATCGCCGACCAGCTcaacatggagaaggaggtgatCCGGGTTTGGTTctgtaaccgcaggcagaaagaGAAGAGGATCAACCCCCCCAGCGGTGGGTACAGCAACACAGGGACAGGCGGCAGCCCCATCAAAACCATCTTCACCCCTACGATCCCCCTG GTGGCCAGTACGGCCAGCCTTGTGACCAGTAACACACCGACCACACTGACTGTAAACCCAGTGATGCCTCTCAACAGCACCAGCGTGTCTGGCCTGACCTTCACAG GCACGACCATAGGAGCGACCACAAACACGGCATCAGTCATCTCCACTGCACCTATGGTTACTGCGGTGACCAGCTCCCCATCACTAAGCCCCTCCCCCACGGCCCTCCAGGCCACGGGGACGGGCGGAACACTGGAGCACACGGTGGTCACGCAGGCACCGTCGTCCCTAGCGAACACTCTGGGGACGGGTCAGGTGATGGTGGCTGGACTGGGCCTGTCGGCCGCCCTGCAAGGTGCCGCCCAGTTACCCACCAGCGCTAGTTTCGCTGCCATGGCCGGGCTTAACCAAGGACTTATGGCGTCATCGCAGTTCACTCCTGG aggggCCTTGCTGAGCTTGGCTCCAGGGGGGCTGGGAGGGGCTCTGAACACCGCCATGTTGAGCAACAGCACCCTAGCCACCATCCAAG CTCTGGCATCAGGCGGCGCTCTCCCCATAACCTCGCTGGACGGGAGCGGTAACCTGCTGTTCGCCAACACCTCCGCCGGCAGCACCCCCAACCTGATGCAACCCCTCTTCCTGAACCCCCAGAACCTGTCCCTGCTCACCACCAACCCTGTCAACCTGGTGTCAGCCGGAGCTGCTGGGGGCGGGGCCCTGCAGGTCTCAGCTGACCACCAGGTCACCACGGCGACTGTACCAGTTCCCGCTTCTACCATCACCACTGCCTCCAGGACCCAGTGA
- the pou2f1b gene encoding POU domain, class 2, transcription factor 1b isoform X2, whose amino-acid sequence MADGGAASQDESSGPDSRMSNASETSKCGMESQSGDGNTEIQTNGLDFQRQTVQTTSAITNAHTQALLQQSKSEDSGAIPTSVQQGVLPQAQLMLAGGQIAGLTLSPAQQQLLLQQAQAQLLAAAMQQQSASQQSSTTGASISASAATPITQLPLSQPIQITSIPSGSTHLPGQLSQLGYPYEMATFSSYLPQLQQLQQQNLTMPQFVLVQPGHHIATQLQPGQFIISQTPQGQQSLLQGQSLLTQLPQSQANLLQTHPSITLATQPATPTRTIAATPIQPLSHSQTSPPKRLATPSLEEPSDLEELEQFAKTFKQRRIKLGFTQGDVGLAMGKLYGNDFSQTTISRFEALNLSFKNMCKLKPLLEKWLNDAVYADNLSSDQALSSPSALGSPGLGMEGLNRRRKKRTSIETNIRLALEKRFLENQKPTSEEITMIADQLNMEKEVIRVWFCNRRQKEKRINPPSGGYSNTGTGGSPIKTIFTPTIPLVASTASLVTSNTPTTLTVNPVMPLNSTSVSGLTFTGTTIGATTNTASVISTAPMVTAVTSSPSLSPSPTALQATGTGGTLEHTVVTQAPSSLANTLGTGQVMVAGLGLSAALQGAAQLPTSASFAAMAGLNQGLMASSQFTPGGALLSLAPGGLGGALNTAMLSNSTLATIQGLWSALASGGALPITSLDGSGNLLFANTSAGSTPNLMQPLFLNPQNLSLLTTNPVNLVSAGAAGGGALQVSADHQVTTATVPVPASTITTASRTQ is encoded by the exons AAATCCAAACGAATGGACTGGACTTTCAGAGGCAGACGGTTCAGACCACAAGCGCAATcaccaacgcacacacacaggctctcctcCAACAG TCCAAGTCAGAAGACTCGGGTGCAATTCCGACCTCCGTCCAGCAGGGCGTGCTGCCTCAGGCCCAGCTCATGCTGGCTGGGGGACAGATAGCTGGA TTGACCCTGTCTCCAGCGCAGCAGCAGTTGTTGTTGCAACAGGCCCAGGCCCAGCTCCTAGCAGCAGCCATGCagcagcagtcagccagccagcagaGCAGCACTACGGGGGCAAGCATCTCTGCCTCTGCAGCCACCCCTATCACACAACTGCCACTGTCCCAGCCCATCCAGATCACCTCT ATTCCCTCTGGTTCTACCCATCTTCCAGGCCAGCTAAGCCAGCTGGGATACCCCTATGAGATGGCGACCTTCAGCAGTTACCTACCT CAGTTACAACAGCTGCAGCAGCAGAACCTGACCATGCCCCAGTTTGTCCTGGTTCAACCTGGCCACCACATCGCCACCCAGCTGCAGCCTGGCCAGTTCATCATCTCACAGACGCCGCAGGGCCAGCAGA GTCTCCTGCAAGGCCAGAGTCTTCTAACTCAACTACCTCAAAGCCAAGCCAACCTCCTGCAGACTCATCCCAGCATCACGCTCgccacacag CCAGCAACTCCGACCCGCACGATAGCAGCCACGCCCATCCAGCCTCTGTCCCACAGCCAGACCTCGCCCCCTAAACGCCTGGCCACGCCCAGTCTGGAGGAGCCCAGTGACCTGGAGGAGCTGGAACAGTTTGCCAAGACCTTCAAACAGAGACGCATCAAACTGGGCTTCACACAG gGAGATGTTGGCCTGGCCATGGGCAAGCTGTACGGTAACGACTTCAGCCAGACCACCATCTCCCGCTTCGAGGCCTTGAACCTGAGCTTTAAGAACATGTGCAAGCTGAAGCCACTGCTGGAGAAGTGGCTCAACGATGCA GTTTATGCAGACAACCTGTCGTCTGACCAGGCCCTGTCTAGCCCCAGCGCCTTGGGCTCCCCTGGCCTTGGTATGGAGGGGCTGAACCGCCGACGCAAGAAGAGGACCAGCATCGAGACCAACATCCGCTTGGCCTTAGAAAAGAGATTTCTGGAA AACCAAAAACCTACCTCTGAGGAGATCACCATGATCGCCGACCAGCTcaacatggagaaggaggtgatCCGGGTTTGGTTctgtaaccgcaggcagaaagaGAAGAGGATCAACCCCCCCAGCGGTGGGTACAGCAACACAGGGACAGGCGGCAGCCCCATCAAAACCATCTTCACCCCTACGATCCCCCTG GTGGCCAGTACGGCCAGCCTTGTGACCAGTAACACACCGACCACACTGACTGTAAACCCAGTGATGCCTCTCAACAGCACCAGCGTGTCTGGCCTGACCTTCACAG GCACGACCATAGGAGCGACCACAAACACGGCATCAGTCATCTCCACTGCACCTATGGTTACTGCGGTGACCAGCTCCCCATCACTAAGCCCCTCCCCCACGGCCCTCCAGGCCACGGGGACGGGCGGAACACTGGAGCACACGGTGGTCACGCAGGCACCGTCGTCCCTAGCGAACACTCTGGGGACGGGTCAGGTGATGGTGGCTGGACTGGGCCTGTCGGCCGCCCTGCAAGGTGCCGCCCAGTTACCCACCAGCGCTAGTTTCGCTGCCATGGCCGGGCTTAACCAAGGACTTATGGCGTCATCGCAGTTCACTCCTGG aggggCCTTGCTGAGCTTGGCTCCAGGGGGGCTGGGAGGGGCTCTGAACACCGCCATGTTGAGCAACAGCACCCTAGCCACCATCCAAGGTCTGTGGAGCG CTCTGGCATCAGGCGGCGCTCTCCCCATAACCTCGCTGGACGGGAGCGGTAACCTGCTGTTCGCCAACACCTCCGCCGGCAGCACCCCCAACCTGATGCAACCCCTCTTCCTGAACCCCCAGAACCTGTCCCTGCTCACCACCAACCCTGTCAACCTGGTGTCAGCCGGAGCTGCTGGGGGCGGGGCCCTGCAGGTCTCAGCTGACCACCAGGTCACCACGGCGACTGTACCAGTTCCCGCTTCTACCATCACCACTGCCTCCAGGACCCAGTGA